One Peromyscus eremicus chromosome 17, PerEre_H2_v1, whole genome shotgun sequence genomic window, AGAAAGGATTTGAGGAGACATCCAAGCTGAGATTTGCCTTTTTTCTGTACCAATGGCCTTCCACATCCCTTCAGACACATCACTGTCTACATAGCCAGCATGTACCGCCCGGCTTAGGACCCTGCTGTAAAACCTGCTTGCTTGGAGAATGCAAACTCTCTTAGAAGAAAGGGTTCttgtgttgtttgatttttttgagacaaggctcactgtgctggccttgagctccacttgcctctgcttcccgaatgctgggagtggtggcacatgccccccttgatctgagcactcaggaagcagaggcaggcaacaCCTGGGCGGGGGAGAAACTTGGGGACAGAATGACCTTCTAGAATTGATTGACTAAGCGCATGCAGCTGAAAGATGCTCAGGGAGGCTCACGGACTGGTCAGCCTCCCTCCTCACACATGGTGTGCCCAGAGTTTAAGACATCTGGATAACAACATCTGCTGCAACTGTGTGCTGGCTGGGCAGGCTGGGCAAGGCTCAGGTCTGCTCTGCAGTCGTCagaagagctctctctctctctctctctctcctttctctcctctctcctttctctcttacacacacacacacacacacacacacacacacacgcacgcacacacacacgcacacacatacacactttctccctctctcctctctcctgactTCTCTTGTTTGGATCAGCATGGGAtgaggtggtggtgtgggggagaCATCCTTGTTCCCTGCTTTGCTGCCTCTCTTCAGTGGGGTAGCTTTTGtgtataaaagtaaataaatcttaaaacctTTTTTGTCATGGTTTTGGAAGTCATAGTGCTGGCAGGGTCTCTAAACAAATCTCTGCTGCACGTGGCTTTGGCTGGGTCCTGGGTGGTCCTAgctgggatgctgggattaaGAATGTTAAAGTGGAAGCTGCCAAGACTTCCAAGCTTATGCTAAAGTTGGCAGCATGGCTCTCCTGCTTAATTCCCCTGGGCCTGCCCCCAGTGAAGGGGACGGGCCAGTCATCCAGAGTGTCATGTTTGGGTTGGGCTATTATGAAGAGCACACTCCTAGCTGAGTCTAGGAAGAGGACCTGGCCACCTTCCCTGACATCAGTCTCTAAGGACCTTCCCTTCCCCAGAGGCATTGTTTTATGCCCATGGGCCTTGAATTCTTTATGCTTCCCTTCTGTCCTCTCTCACCATAGCAGCTATCTTTTGGGCCTAGGATCTGAACCCAAAACAGGGAATGCCCATCAAGGCGAGCCAGGTGGGGTAGTTAGTCccaggcaggcaggacagatggtAGCAGTGATGACAGCATTTCCACCTCGGGGTCCGGAGGAGTGGCAATAATAGTTCCTCTAGTCCCCTTGCCAAAAGGCCATATGCAGTGGGCCAAATATTGGCTATGAGGTGAGCAGCtggtggagggaggaggtgagagGCCGGGGTTGGGAAGGGGTATGCTTCTGAAGTCACTGGCCCCtggtcccctccctccttcctctgggtCAGCCCAAAACACGTCACAAGTAAGGTCACCAGGCTAGTGAAGGCAGGGTTCCCCAGGTCACAGAGCTGCCTTCCCCAAGGCCTCTACGTGAGGACCACCCCAGCTAGCACAAAGGGACATTGCCTTTCTGGCTCCAAAGGGAGAGGTCACCAGGAGTCACCTGCCACGTCATAGCAGAGGAGCAGGGGTTAGCTTGAAGAGACAAAAGTGACTGTGAAGACGTGAGAAATGGCATTctttattcataaataaaaacataaaattaccaGAAATAGTTTACAGAGCCAACAAagaacttcaaaaacaaaacgaagCCGTCAAGAGCAAAGCAAACCAGAAACAAGGGAGAGAAAAATAACTATGTACACAGTCTTCAGAACGCCAGTCCCTCAGAAGCCAGCCTCTGCCACGGGCTCCAGAGTGGTCCACAGGGAAAGCAGGTGCCGCTGAGGGGTGCTGGGGTCTGTGTGTGGCATCTGAGGGGAGCTCAGGTCCTAGGGGAATCTCTGGTCCAGCCTGCCTTTACCTTGGACATCTCTCTCACCAAAGACACAGCCAGGCTGGAGCCAGGGCCAAGAGGACCAACCAGCAAGTGTCTCTCGGAGAGAGGCCAAGTCCCCCAAATGGTCCCCCGCTGAAGCTGAAGTGCACCTAGGGAGACTAGAAATGAGCAAGGAGGTGCCCCATGGGAGTCTGGGCATTACGAGACCTGAGGCAGGCCCTTTCTGTGAGGCGATGCTGGCTGGTATTCTTCGTTCGGAGAGCAGCAGCATTCCCAGGCCAGGCACCTCTGGGAAACAGCATGGATCTGAGAGACAAACCATGGCTGGCTACTTGTCTGCCCTGAGCCTACACACCCCAGTCCCCACTCAATGACTCTTCCATCTAAGCCTTCCAACATGGGCATGGACCACAGATAGCGAGAATGCTTtaggacagagaaggaaagaaagcccCCAGGAAGGCAGGGTTACTGGGTTCCAGCACAGTAGCATCTTGGAGGTACCTTGGGGTCTAGCCATCTTGGGTGAGTATCTGCCATCTTGACTGTTGGACAGGTCCCAAGCAAAGGTCTCAAAGATGACCTGGGGCAGGGCCACTGGGCAGTGACGTGGGCAGAACTCCCTGTGAGTAGAAGGCACCCAGCACAGAGACAGAGTACAAGCTTTGTGCCTGTATGCCTGCCCCAGGCATGACACGCACTTCTTCCTGGACAAGGACTCCATGGCACTGCACTGAGCTTCTGTTCTTTCAGAAGGTGGAGTCCCCCGATTTAGGGAGGGGCAGCTAACTAACCCTCatcttgttctccctctgttgGACCATCTCAGTGGGAAGGAGGACTCAAACAAGGCACAGACTGGTAGAGAACGAAGGACTGAGGGCCATGAACTTTTTATCTGGGCTGTGAACTGTGCCCAGTGGAGAGTATGACCCTGCAAGTGGGGGATGTCATCTTTGGCCTGTAGATTCCAGGTTTAAATCGAGCATGTGACTATGGGAAATGGTAGACCAGAGAACAGTGTGACATTGGAAGTCAGCTGGAGAAGCCAAGCCTAACCCCAGGATCAGACAGCAGTGCCATCTACAGGGGAGGCAGGCGCCTAGCCTGCAGACACTAGGCAGGGAAGAAAGCCCAGGGCAAGACAAGGTCAGCGGGCTGGGGTCCACCCAGAGACTCTAGGGGCCAGCATGAGGGAGGTAGAGCTAGACTTGCTTCCTGGACTGCCAGGCACCCAGACCCTCCCTTCCATCTTCTATTCCCTGGGTCCCGCCCACCAGGCAAGCACATGGCTCAGGAATCCAACAAGGGCTGGGTGTCCTACGACAACAGCTGTGGTAAGGGCCAAAAATAGAATATGGAGCAGCCTGGCTGCCTGCTTAATCTGGCTTGCTTTGGAAAATACagagtgggagggggagggaagagaagaagataATTCCTTGAACTAAGCAACTGTACTTCCCTCTGCCTCTAGCACTGGATATCTTCAAAGGATAAGTCCAAGCTCCCACAGGTTCGCATGCTGCTCTCGAGACTGAATCTTTACAGCATGGGGCTCCACATGGAGAAGGGACAGTGAGTGGCATAGGCTATTCacaaggctctgtgtgtgtgtactctgcaTCCCTCCTGCCTCGACTCCAACCCACTTGGCACTCTGGTGACCCTTCCTAATCTATGAAGATTCAGAACACAGCCCTGAAGATGCTGCTATAGGGGAAGAGATGCTGCTGACTTGGACTACAGGCCAGGGAGGCTAATgcccagctccccccccccccccccactaagtGGATGGGCTATTCTGGATCCAAGCAAGAGCCTGATTttcgggcgggggtgggggtgggggtgggggaagtggggggaggcaggcagattccaTACGGGCTGCTGGTCAACTGAACCATTCAGGAAGTCCCTGCTTTGGCCTCGGCTGATGAAATAGGAGGCTCCCGTGGAACAGCCGGGAAGCTGTGCCCCGTGTCATTTCCTTGTACCCTACCTGGGCCCCCAATGTCTATGGCTTTAAAGAGTGACCCCCGAGGTCAAAGGGGCTGTGCAGCTCACTTTAGACTCTGGATCCCACTGTCTGCCATGTTCTCTCCCTTCACCTCTCACTCTGACGTCTGTGAGGTCTGTGGAGGTTCTGGAATGTGGGACTGTCCATCCAGCCCCTCGTCCCACGGCTTGCTGGCTAAACCGTGTGGCAACCCAAGCCCTCCACCTCCGCAGTCAGAGAAGAACAGGCCATAGTGAAGAGTGTCCAAGGCTTCTGGTTGTGCATGGCTTCTTTCTATCTCAAGGCATCCCAATATGCCTAGGGGGTGACAGGGGTTTGAGGATGACAGGGAAGATGTGTCTGTCCTTGGGTAGCCATTTGGCCTGTATGGCGGTTGCCCCCTTCCCTGACGGAGTGCTTTTCTCACTACTTTGAATGAGACCAAAGTTGAAGGAAACATCGACCAGTACATGAAGCTCCCTGAACACATCTCGAGGAGAGTTTGGGGTTCAGAGATCAAGGTCCAATAAGCAGCAGGGTTAGTTAGACTAGAAAAGGCAAGAGGGGAGGAAAGGCTATGTGGTGACCCCTACCCGCCACTGGGGACTCCTGAGTCTGGGCCCCAGAGTTGACTTCTCTCAGGGGGGCTCAAAATGCCTCTTTGAACATACTCAGCCCTCCCTGACTTCTGGGGTCCAgtccccatccctccatcccctaGGCAGCCCCTCAGATCTCAGTGGCTATGATGTCCTCGTAGGGGATGTCGGCTCCCTCCAGTTCAATTTCAAAGGCTTCCCCTGCACCATCCCCACGGGCCAGCTGCTGCAGGGCCTTCTCTAGACGCTGGTTGCGCTGGTACATGGCCAAGTAGCTCTGCTGCAGCTGCTTTTGGTACTGaatcactttctccttctcttccttccacacCAACCGCTCATGCTGGAAGCCGGAGGACATCTGGTCATGGCCTTGCCTCTCCTCCTTCAGCTCAGCCCGAAGCCGCTCCAGCTCCCGCTGCAGAGCAGGGATATCCTCGGAGAAAGTAGGCCCAACCCCCAGAGGCCCCAGGGAGGCAGCCTGGGCCCGCAGCTCcagcagctcctgctccagcaggtTCACCTTCTCTCGCAGTAGTTCTGCCTCGTTCTTCTTGCGCTGCAGTTCATTCTCACAGACCTCCAGCTCCAGCCCCTTGGTGCGGAGGGCACTCTCCAAGTCCTGGGTCTTCAACTCCATGCCCTCCAGCTTGCCCCGGGTGTCCTTCAGCTGTGCCTTGAGACTGAGGATCTCGCTGGCCTTGGTGTTCACCTCTATCTGGGACTCTTTGAGCTGTTGCTTCAGAAGAGAGATCTCACCTGACTTCTGGCATACCTGCCAAGGGTGGGGTGAGAAAGAATGAGACATGGTGCCACAAGGGATTGGCATCCTAACCAGGATGACATTTCCACTTCCTAAAGGGTTGAGGCTGCTCCTGACAGAGTGAACTCCTTGAACACAGTTCTCGTGCATGTACATGATCTATTTTTCTTGCCTGCATTTCCAAGTGCCTGCCTCATCTCCAGTTCAGGCTCCACATCCCAGTCTGTGCTCAAACCCAAGGCTGTATGCAACTCAATAATCAACAGCTTACTCTGCATTCTGCTCCCAGCTCTATCACCTACCTTCAACACTGGGGATATTGGCTTCAGGATGCAAATACACAGACCTCATACCTGTATGTACCCACCCCTGCACTCACCTCTGGGGTAAGACTATTTCACCTTGTCCTGCTGCACCCCAAAGGCTAGCCATCCAGTGTGGGATCACAGGCAGTGTCCACTACACACCTGCCAAACGAGGAGCAGtggtcttcctcccttcctcGCTTCCCCAACCACCTCACCCATTGGCCATCAAAACTGCGTCAAAAGCATTATGTAGGGTCATGATATGGTTTGAAGTCATGGTCCACACCAGCCTATACATATCAAGAATgtctcaggccgggcggtggtggcacatgcctttaatcccagcacttgaaaggcagaggcaggtggatctctgtgagttcgaggccagcctgggctaccaagtgagttccaggaaaggagcaaagctacacagagaaaccctgtctcagaaaaaccaaaaaaaaaaaaaagtaatagaagcatctgagtgattattttataagtgggctgcggaaCCGcgggggcttggcgggacccagagagaaactctccagctacaacatgCCCCAGTCATGATATACTGCTTCATCACAGTCTGTTTGCCAATTGGTCATGAAGTGAAGCCTCCAATACTACAAACCTTTCCTCTTTGTAAATGACACGTCTTGTGCATTTTGTTatgaagacaaaaaacaaacaaacaaaacaacaacaaaaaaaaccccacaactgaATAACATACCAAGCCTAGAGTCTGATGGAGGGAGTTAGGACAATCACTTTAAAGCACAGGCTTCGAATCCTGGTTGGATCACTTCCGCACCAGGTGAAGCTGGCACACATTAGCATGGAGGCAACAAGCAATTAAAAGTGTGAACTCTGTGGCAGGTTGAGGTGAAATGGCTCACAGGGTAAACACATTTGTCTCCAACTCTGATGAGCTAGGTtctgtccctgggacccacacagtaaaaagaaccaactccagaaagttgacctctgacctccacatttgggCTGTAGCATATACATGCCCaccccctaaataaataaataataaaaatgagcacTTCCAGCCCACATTCTTATAGTTAAATCCTAGCACTGATCTTTTATATGCATCAGACATTAACCAAGTCATTTAGCCAGCTATTTGCTGTCGGAACTAACCTGTGGGTCAATTTCCTTAATTATAAACTGAAAAACTATAACATATCTACTTCATAATGTGGTTATAAGGATTAGATAGAAGAACATGGCACTTCCTAAATTCCCTGTAAATTAAATGGGTTTATAACAATATTCCTGTCactatttattacttatttttttattgttttgctaaGTATCCTGACTAGCTAAGGTAGGAACAAGATCATTGCAATATCCAACTTGGTTCCAGACTGAATCATAAGGATGGACAACAGGGGCCAACACTCACTACTTCTCTCTGAGAGGCACAAAAGGTCCCTTTCTTCACCCTTCTTGCGACTACAGGAAGCTCCAGGCAGTTAGGGCTCTGCTGCTGATGGTGCAACACCCCATCCAGGCCTGATGCTAATCCATCCAAATAGAACGACTGCTCTCCTTCCTTGCATATAATTTTCTGGACTCAACAACAGCACTGATGTGCACacaccctgcctgcctgcctggcccaTGAGGACTCCTCGGGAAGAAAAGTTACTTTCCAACCAGCAGGATTCATGAGGGGACCCTGACTGCTCTCCAGCCAGGCCAGGCTCACATGACTGATTCCAAAACGACTGAAGTGCTGAAGACATAGATCAGTGATGGAGTGTTTTCCTAGCAAACTTGAGGCCATAGGTTTAATCTccagcacaaaaaaaaataaaaaataaaaaataaaaaccacacaaaaaacaaaacaaaacaaaaccaaaatcaagaaAACGAAACCAAACCTGTCCCCAAAGTGTGACTGTGTATctgtttgtcctttttcttcttcccctgtGTTTAAATCCCAGCTGATCAAGTAGAATATGAGCTTACACCTCAGCAAGGAGAGGCAATTCCATCCCTGATTACCTACACTCGTGGCAGTGGTTAGGGCCCCTTCCCCCAAAGCACCAAATAGACCCATTCTTTCTCTAGGGTCCTCAGACCCAACAAACACAGGTATACGTCTGTGCATCTTTCTAGTCTCCCATAAGTGAGGTCAGCCCTCAGGCAGCCCGGCTGAGCCCCCCTTGTCTGGATTTTGGCTTTCCCATCAAAGACTAGGCTAGTGAATTCAGTGACTGGGGCCGTGAGGATGATGATGGGAAGAGCGGGAGACACAGAACTGACTCAGATCATCCCCCGTGCTAGTTCACTCAGGAGTCCCTTCCTTGGTCATACATCAAGCTGTCTCTAGCAGCAGATGCCCGAGCACTCCGTGTTGATATGCTTTGCCAGCACAGATGACGTAGCTGTCAGCCAAGCCTGGGCAGGACTAGTGGAGCCTTACCTCCCATTGGGTCTCCTCCAGCGCAGGGCCGAAGTTGGTCTTCTCCCGCTCGTAGGACCGCAGCTTGGTCTCCAGCAGGTCCTGCTCCTTCATTAGGCTCTCGAGCTCCTGCCGCAGCTGCCGCTTCTCCTGCTGCAGCTGCAGCACCTGCAGCTGGAGCACCTGCTGTGCGCGTTGGCTCTTCTGCGAGGCCGGCTTCAGCTTGCTCTTCGGTTCCAGGCACTCCAGCTCGTCCCGGGTTCGCCTTGGCCGCTCCTCAAAGGTCTGACCGGAGACGAACTCCTCATCGAAACTGCGCTGTAGCCTCTGCAGCGCGCTCTCCCTCTGCAGcagcttctgctccagctccTGGACCGTGCACTCATCCGTGGAGAGCGGGGAACGCACACATGACGAGCCCTTGTCTCCCTTGCCTGGGTGAGCCAGCTTGCTGCCCCCATCAGAGAACGACAGAGCCTTTAGGCTCATCATGTTACTGTCCTGAAGGATGATGCCTTGCGTGATGTTGTGGGCTGAACCCCCAAAACGGCTGGTAGGCCCCACGGGGGTGACCAGAGGATCCAGCTGGTAGCTGCTGGTGGTGCTATGTGTGGGCAGGCTGGACATGGAGTTCCGGCCCGAGTCAGACAGTGCCCCTGAGCACTGGCCTGGCTTCAGCTCCTGTTCCTTGGGCTTGTCTGGAGGCATGGGGTGAAGCTGGTGGCTGGAACTCTC contains:
- the Lzts1 gene encoding leucine zipper putative tumor suppressor 1, producing the protein MGSVSSLISGHSFHSKHCRASQYKLRKSSHLKKLNRYSDGLLRFGFSQDSGRGKSSSKMGKSEDFFYIKVSQKARGSHRPDYTALSSGDMGGQAGIDFDPATPPKLMPFSNQLEMSSDKGAVRPTAFKPVLPRSGAILHSSPESSSHQLHPMPPDKPKEQELKPGQCSGALSDSGRNSMSSLPTHSTTSSYQLDPLVTPVGPTSRFGGSAHNITQGIILQDSNMMSLKALSFSDGGSKLAHPGKGDKGSSCVRSPLSTDECTVQELEQKLLQRESALQRLQRSFDEEFVSGQTFEERPRRTRDELECLEPKSKLKPASQKSQRAQQVLQLQVLQLQQEKRQLRQELESLMKEQDLLETKLRSYEREKTNFGPALEETQWEVCQKSGEISLLKQQLKESQIEVNTKASEILSLKAQLKDTRGKLEGMELKTQDLESALRTKGLELEVCENELQRKKNEAELLREKVNLLEQELLELRAQAASLGPLGVGPTFSEDIPALQRELERLRAELKEERQGHDQMSSGFQHERLVWKEEKEKVIQYQKQLQQSYLAMYQRNQRLEKALQQLARGDGAGEAFEIELEGADIPYEDIIATEI